A single window of Hymenobacter sp. APR13 DNA harbors:
- a CDS encoding AAA family ATPase — protein MMPSSPNLSTAPPDYQQKIKQVFAEMGKVVVGQQYMIGRLLIGLFTGGHILLEGVPGLAKTLTISTLSKVLHLHFQRVQFTPDLLPSDLVGTMIYNQNQSVFEVKKGPIFANLVLADEVNRSPAKVQSALLEAMQEKQVTIGETTYPLDLPFLVLATQNPVEQEGTYPLPEAQVDRFMMKVFVDYLKKTDELEVMRRMANMSYVGEVSPILTKEDIFGIRQQINQVQISETLEKYIIELVFATRRPADYDLPEFQQYVQFGVSPRASIALHRAAKAVAYFDERDYVLPEDIKDVASDVLNHRILLTYEAEADGIRTQDLIEAILRKVPIS, from the coding sequence ATGATGCCGTCCTCGCCCAACCTCAGCACTGCCCCGCCCGATTATCAGCAGAAAATAAAGCAGGTATTCGCGGAGATGGGCAAGGTAGTAGTGGGCCAGCAGTACATGATCGGGCGGCTGCTGATCGGGCTGTTCACCGGAGGGCACATCCTGCTGGAAGGCGTACCGGGCCTGGCCAAAACCCTCACCATCAGCACCCTGTCAAAGGTGCTGCACCTGCACTTCCAGCGCGTGCAGTTCACACCCGACCTGCTGCCCTCCGACCTAGTGGGCACCATGATTTACAACCAGAACCAGTCGGTGTTTGAGGTGAAGAAGGGGCCCATTTTCGCCAACCTGGTGCTGGCCGACGAGGTGAACCGCTCCCCGGCCAAGGTGCAGAGTGCCCTGCTGGAGGCCATGCAGGAGAAGCAGGTCACCATCGGCGAAACCACGTACCCGCTGGACCTGCCGTTTTTGGTGCTGGCCACTCAGAACCCAGTAGAGCAGGAAGGCACCTACCCGCTGCCCGAGGCGCAGGTAGACCGGTTTATGATGAAGGTGTTTGTGGACTACCTCAAGAAAACCGACGAGCTAGAGGTGATGCGCCGCATGGCTAACATGAGCTATGTGGGCGAGGTCAGCCCCATTCTGACCAAAGAAGACATCTTCGGCATCCGACAGCAGATCAACCAGGTGCAGATTTCCGAAACCCTGGAGAAGTACATCATCGAGTTGGTGTTTGCCACGCGCCGGCCGGCCGACTACGACCTGCCCGAGTTTCAGCAGTACGTGCAGTTTGGAGTGAGCCCGCGCGCCAGTATTGCGCTGCACCGCGCCGCCAAGGCCGTGGCCTACTTCGATGAGCGCGACTACGTGCTGCCCGAAGACATTAAGGATGTAGCCAGCGACGTGCTCAATCACCGTATCCTGCTCACGTATGAGGCCGAGGCCGACGGCATCCGGACGCAGGACCTGATTGAGGCCATTCTGCGCAAAGTACCCATCAGCTAA
- the xrtX gene encoding exosortase X yields MDTVSTSSTNSVSVHSLRRFLLLAVGMYLVWFFGYEQWLRDANQLDPALSRNIAQASTWLLQALGFPASLNASSPQLLLIEQKPAVFVGNPCNGLVLYALFTGFVLAYPGPVVRKLWFIPTGMLLIYLLNVLRVAALALNHLYAHKSVDFNHHYTFTFIVYGCIFLLWMWWARRLALVEAPSPTY; encoded by the coding sequence ATGGACACCGTTTCTACCTCTTCCACCAACTCAGTATCCGTACACTCGCTACGGCGCTTTTTGCTGCTGGCCGTTGGCATGTACTTGGTCTGGTTTTTTGGCTACGAACAATGGCTCCGAGACGCTAATCAGCTAGATCCGGCCTTATCCAGAAACATCGCGCAGGCTTCTACTTGGTTGCTACAAGCGCTGGGGTTTCCGGCCAGCCTGAACGCCAGTAGCCCGCAACTGCTGCTTATCGAGCAAAAGCCGGCCGTGTTTGTGGGCAATCCCTGCAATGGTCTGGTTCTGTATGCGCTGTTTACCGGGTTTGTGCTGGCGTATCCGGGGCCGGTAGTGCGCAAGCTGTGGTTTATTCCAACGGGCATGCTGCTGATTTATCTGCTAAATGTGCTTCGGGTAGCCGCTTTGGCGCTGAATCATCTGTACGCCCATAAGTCCGTTGATTTCAACCACCACTACACGTTCACTTTCATCGTGTACGGCTGCATTTTTCTGCTTTGGATGTGGTGGGCACGTCGTTTGGCCCTTGTGGAGGCTCCTTCCCCCACGTACTAG
- a CDS encoding XrtX-associated membrane protein — MAETFGTSTLVTTHSKWTGLRFLRLTAVAVLIMLLFLCGIYDETVFTILGPAWQKVATTLGFSEQLARLQQGISGEVVKRSLPVVATYALLYLSLSLLLLRLLLPARRMPLVLKLYGFVILAYIILLLVGRLTGNVPWVYQLGRRLIDFLVSPLPIIILVCLLRWFRPASLQRTGHSS, encoded by the coding sequence ATGGCCGAAACATTTGGTACTTCTACTTTGGTAACCACCCACTCTAAGTGGACAGGGCTCCGATTCCTGCGACTAACGGCAGTGGCTGTATTAATCATGCTGCTTTTTCTGTGCGGTATATATGATGAGACCGTGTTCACCATCCTGGGTCCTGCTTGGCAAAAAGTTGCTACAACTCTAGGCTTTTCCGAGCAGTTGGCGCGCCTGCAGCAGGGGATAAGCGGCGAAGTGGTGAAGCGCAGTCTGCCAGTAGTAGCTACCTACGCATTGCTTTACCTGAGCCTGTCGTTGCTGCTGCTGCGTTTGCTGTTGCCCGCCCGCCGCATGCCGCTGGTTCTGAAGCTGTATGGCTTCGTGATTTTGGCTTACATCATCCTTCTTCTTGTTGGCCGCCTCACCGGCAACGTCCCCTGGGTGTATCAGCTCGGGCGCCGCCTCATCGATTTTCTCGTTTCGCCGCTGCCCATCATCATCCTAGTGTGCCTGCTACGGTGGTTTAGGCCTGCCTCACTTCAACGCACCGGTCACAGCAGTTAG
- a CDS encoding HNH endonuclease signature motif containing protein, with product MKPRVTDEVFAGIVAECLSVAQVLGRLGLVPAGGNYKTVHARIRRLGLATGHFTGKAWNQGERYRNLRPTATLQDLLVRGSIYQSFKLKNRLLEAGILDRKCSECQLTEWCQQPIPLELDHINGVNNDNRIENLRLLCPNCHALTTTYRGKNKACGQ from the coding sequence ATGAAGCCCAGAGTCACAGACGAGGTATTTGCCGGAATTGTGGCCGAGTGCCTGTCGGTGGCGCAGGTACTGGGGCGGCTGGGACTGGTGCCGGCCGGCGGCAACTACAAAACCGTGCACGCCCGCATCCGGCGTCTGGGGCTGGCTACCGGGCATTTCACCGGGAAAGCCTGGAACCAGGGCGAGCGGTACCGGAATTTGCGGCCTACTGCTACCTTACAGGACTTGTTGGTCAGGGGCTCTATTTATCAATCTTTCAAGCTCAAAAACAGGTTGTTGGAGGCGGGAATACTGGACCGCAAATGCTCAGAGTGCCAGCTTACCGAATGGTGCCAGCAGCCGATTCCGCTGGAACTGGACCACATCAATGGGGTCAATAATGACAACAGAATCGAGAATTTACGCTTACTTTGCCCCAACTGTCACGCCTTGACTACCACCTACAGGGGAAAGAACAAGGCTTGTGGGCAGTGA
- the mutS gene encoding DNA mismatch repair protein MutS, whose protein sequence is MRQYYELKQAHPGAVLLFRVGDFYETFGEDAVTASRILDITLTKRGAGTASETPLAGFPHHSLDTYLPKLVRAGQRVAICDQLEDPKLAKGLVKRGITELVTPGVSLHDNVLERRSNNYLCAVHFGKHEAGVSFLDISTGEFLVAQGTIDYLGKLLQNFQPAEVLFCKKSRREFEDHFGPDYCHFALEEWVFGHDYGHDLLTRHFNTTSLKGFGIDGLREGITAAGCILHYLAETKHTDVGHIGSIGRLEEDKYVWLDRFTVRNLELVQAQHPGGVPLIDILDQTVTPMGARLLRKWVVLPLKEPAQIQRRLDTVEALLQTPELLENLLLHLRQINDLERLISKVAVRRINPRELLQLARALEAISPIREQLAASGIRALQKLADQLNPCTALREEIRAKIKEDAPILTNQGGVLNDKVDAELDELRAMAFSGKDYLFQLQQRAIQETGISSLKVAYNKVFGYYLEVTNAHKDKVPTTWIRKQTLVNAERYITEELKTYEEKILHAEERLFVIEQRIYNELVLTAAEYVAQVQQNARAIGVADCLASFAATARQHRYVKPVVDDSTLLDIKAGRHPVIERQLPPGEQYIPNDICLNQDDQQIVVITGPNMAGKSALLRQTALIVLLAQIGSFVPADAAHVGVIDKIFTRVGASDNLSKGESTFMVEMTETASILNNLSDRSLVLMDEIGRGTSTYDGISIAWAIVEHLHNNPRFTAKTLFATHYHELNQLADDCPRVRNYNVAVKEADGRILFLRKLREGGSEHSFGIHVARMAGMPASVVLRANEIMHHLEQERTSTGVDADTATEFDDVLAGLESEPAGGKVVPLNGRPAAAAPEPARRGPKAQPAAAVHNAPRPSLQLSMFEPADPALEKVRELLERLDVNTLTPIEALLKLNELKLAADGK, encoded by the coding sequence ATGCGCCAGTACTATGAGCTCAAGCAGGCCCACCCCGGGGCCGTGCTCCTGTTCCGGGTGGGCGACTTCTACGAAACCTTCGGCGAGGATGCCGTCACGGCTTCGCGCATTCTCGATATCACGCTCACCAAGCGCGGGGCGGGTACGGCCTCCGAAACCCCACTGGCCGGCTTCCCCCACCATTCCCTCGATACTTACCTGCCCAAGCTGGTGCGCGCCGGTCAGCGCGTGGCCATCTGCGACCAGCTCGAAGACCCCAAGCTGGCTAAGGGCCTCGTCAAGCGCGGCATCACGGAGCTCGTCACGCCCGGCGTGAGCCTGCACGACAACGTGCTGGAGCGCCGCTCCAACAACTACCTCTGCGCCGTGCATTTCGGCAAGCACGAGGCCGGCGTGAGCTTCTTGGACATCAGCACCGGCGAGTTCCTGGTGGCCCAGGGCACCATCGATTACCTGGGCAAGCTGCTGCAGAATTTCCAGCCCGCCGAGGTGCTGTTCTGCAAGAAAAGCCGCCGCGAGTTCGAGGACCACTTCGGCCCCGACTACTGCCACTTCGCGCTGGAAGAATGGGTGTTCGGCCACGACTACGGCCACGACCTGCTCACCCGCCACTTCAACACCACCTCGCTCAAGGGCTTCGGTATTGACGGGCTGCGCGAGGGCATCACGGCGGCCGGCTGCATTCTGCACTACCTGGCCGAAACCAAGCACACCGATGTGGGCCACATTGGCAGCATCGGTCGCTTGGAGGAGGATAAATACGTGTGGCTCGACCGGTTTACGGTGCGCAACCTGGAGCTGGTGCAGGCCCAGCACCCAGGCGGCGTACCCCTCATCGACATCCTCGACCAGACCGTGACGCCTATGGGCGCGCGCCTGCTGCGCAAGTGGGTGGTGCTGCCCCTCAAGGAGCCCGCCCAGATTCAGCGCCGCCTCGATACGGTGGAGGCCCTGCTCCAGACGCCCGAGCTGCTGGAAAACCTGCTGCTGCACCTGCGCCAGATCAACGACCTGGAGCGGCTGATTTCCAAGGTGGCCGTGCGCCGCATCAACCCGCGTGAGCTGCTGCAGCTGGCCCGCGCCCTGGAAGCCATCAGCCCCATCCGGGAGCAGCTGGCCGCCTCCGGCATCCGGGCGTTGCAGAAGCTGGCCGACCAACTCAACCCCTGCACCGCCCTGCGCGAGGAAATCCGGGCCAAGATCAAGGAAGATGCGCCCATCCTCACCAACCAGGGCGGCGTGCTGAATGACAAGGTGGATGCCGAGCTGGACGAGCTGCGGGCCATGGCCTTCTCGGGTAAGGACTACCTGTTTCAACTGCAGCAGCGCGCTATCCAGGAAACCGGCATTTCGTCGCTGAAAGTGGCCTATAATAAGGTGTTCGGCTACTACCTCGAAGTCACGAACGCCCACAAAGACAAGGTGCCGACCACCTGGATTCGGAAGCAGACGCTGGTGAATGCCGAGCGCTACATCACGGAGGAGCTGAAAACCTACGAGGAGAAGATTCTGCACGCCGAGGAGCGGCTGTTCGTGATTGAGCAGCGCATCTACAACGAGCTGGTGCTCACGGCCGCCGAGTACGTGGCCCAGGTGCAGCAGAACGCCCGCGCCATTGGCGTGGCCGACTGCCTGGCCTCCTTCGCCGCCACCGCCCGCCAGCACCGCTACGTGAAACCGGTGGTGGACGACAGCACGTTGCTCGACATCAAAGCCGGCCGCCACCCCGTGATTGAGCGCCAGCTGCCGCCCGGCGAGCAGTACATCCCCAACGACATCTGCCTCAACCAGGACGACCAGCAGATTGTGGTGATTACGGGCCCCAACATGGCCGGTAAATCGGCCCTGCTGCGCCAGACGGCCCTGATTGTGCTGCTGGCCCAGATCGGTTCCTTCGTGCCCGCCGATGCGGCCCACGTCGGCGTCATCGACAAAATCTTCACCCGCGTGGGCGCTTCCGACAACCTGAGCAAGGGCGAAAGCACCTTCATGGTGGAGATGACCGAAACCGCCTCCATCCTCAACAACCTCTCCGACCGCAGCCTGGTGCTAATGGACGAAATCGGGCGCGGCACCAGCACCTACGACGGCATCAGCATTGCCTGGGCCATTGTGGAGCACCTGCACAACAACCCGCGCTTCACGGCCAAAACACTCTTCGCCACCCACTACCACGAGCTCAACCAGCTCGCCGACGACTGCCCGCGCGTGCGCAACTACAACGTGGCCGTGAAGGAAGCCGATGGCCGCATCCTGTTCCTGCGCAAGCTGCGCGAAGGCGGCTCCGAGCACAGCTTCGGCATCCACGTGGCCCGCATGGCCGGCATGCCCGCCTCGGTGGTGCTGCGCGCCAACGAAATCATGCACCACCTGGAGCAGGAGCGCACCTCCACCGGCGTAGATGCCGACACCGCCACAGAATTCGATGATGTATTGGCCGGCCTGGAAAGCGAGCCGGCCGGCGGTAAGGTGGTGCCCCTGAACGGCCGCCCCGCTGCCGCCGCGCCCGAACCGGCCCGCCGGGGCCCGAAAGCCCAGCCCGCCGCGGCCGTGCACAACGCCCCGCGGCCCAGCCTCCAGCTCAGCATGTTCGAGCCCGCCGACCCGGCCCTGGAGAAAGTGCGCGAACTGCTGGAGCGCCTCGACGTGAATACGCTCACCCCCATCGAGGCCCTGCTGAAGCTGAATGAGCTGAAGCTGGCCGCCGACGGGAAGTAA
- a CDS encoding RNA methyltransferase, whose amino-acid sequence MRKLSMEELNRLTVADFKNTRKFPLTLVLDNVRSLHNVGAAFRTADAFAVEKIWLCGITGRPPQREITKTALGSTESVAWEYAPTTLEALQQLKAAGYQLIAVEQTTGSVPLPEFQVEAGQPYALIMGNEVFGVEDEVLALCDAAVEIPQFGTKHSLNVSVAAGVVLWEFISRMSAGNVQ is encoded by the coding sequence ATGCGCAAACTCTCGATGGAAGAGCTGAACCGGCTGACGGTGGCAGACTTCAAAAATACGCGAAAATTCCCCCTCACCCTAGTGCTCGACAACGTGCGCAGCCTTCACAACGTGGGCGCGGCCTTCCGCACGGCCGATGCCTTTGCGGTAGAAAAAATCTGGCTGTGCGGCATTACGGGCCGTCCGCCCCAGCGCGAAATCACCAAAACGGCCCTCGGCTCCACCGAGTCGGTGGCCTGGGAATACGCGCCTACTACCCTGGAGGCGCTGCAGCAGCTGAAGGCCGCCGGTTACCAGCTGATTGCCGTGGAGCAGACCACCGGCAGCGTGCCCCTGCCCGAGTTCCAGGTAGAGGCCGGCCAGCCCTACGCCCTGATTATGGGCAACGAGGTGTTCGGGGTGGAGGATGAGGTGCTGGCTTTGTGCGACGCGGCCGTGGAAATCCCGCAGTTCGGCACCAAGCACAGCCTGAATGTGAGCGTGGCGGCGGGCGTGGTGCTGTGGGAGTTTATTAGCCGGATGAGTGCAGGTAACGTTCAGTAA
- a CDS encoding T9SS-dependent M36 family metallopeptidase: MKQSFTLPGTRALAVAAMLAIPGLAAAQQAPLNRALAALSTTAVRQGLSEQDLASPAVTSNYTDASTGLTHVYLRQRYQGIEVVGAVANVTVANNGKVVALHQNFVAGTAAKARTTAPGLTPAQAVAAAARALNMPAPRSLSVEKAGQPAEGMTFNNAGISLEKIPVKLMYQPTANGELTLAWDVTLAPLDGEHYWNVRVDAQTGALLDRYDYSISEPVSFAEMTQNALASRSWSQVLAPAPAPVGNKVTAPNSYNVIPLTIESPSHGPRQLLVNPADPAFSPFGWHDVNGVAGADSTNAKGNNVYAYLDRDNTNVYKKGTSPEGGATQIFDFPFDQTLQPDGYKDAAVTNLFYWSNIVHDITASKGFTEAAGNFQVKNYTSTGGVDTPGGNDPVQAQAQDGAGLPTPNRNNANFSTPNDGFAPRMQMYEWTGNVQVRVTAPATLAGPLTAQEGANGRRIEQFAAPITGSLVAVNDGSAQPMRGCNPTFVNAAAINGNIAFMRRGKCSFSLKIKNAQNAGAKMVIVMDSIVNSTALLTMAGTAPDSVGIRIPSVFVSTVEGLRLKAALDAGQTITITAGSTARRDGDFDNGIIAHEYGHGISNRLTGGRLNSSCLPNTTGFETMGEGWSDFFGLWLTTKPGDVGTTGRGIGTYAGSEPTTGDGIRTQKYSTDMSINDLTYADLGTANYNATHSVGEIWCSAIWDMNWALINRYGYNADLRALTGGNNVALRLVLEGMKLQPCRPGMLDGRNAILKADSVLNGAANSALIWQVFARRGMGFNAVQGLSTSTTDNTAGYATPPALSTSKRLSEQMLEVYPNPARDQVLVRTQVSSKSAVSVQLLTLMGQVVRTQSVSAATLQQNGVQVNTAELANGVYVVRLTTSEGTITKKVSVQH, translated from the coding sequence ATGAAACAATCTTTTACTCTGCCGGGTACCCGTGCCCTAGCGGTGGCTGCCATGCTGGCCATTCCAGGCTTGGCGGCCGCCCAACAAGCCCCTCTAAACCGCGCACTGGCTGCGCTGAGCACCACTGCTGTTCGTCAGGGGCTGAGTGAGCAGGACCTCGCCAGCCCAGCTGTCACGAGCAACTACACGGATGCCAGCACTGGCCTCACCCACGTGTATCTGCGCCAGCGCTATCAGGGCATTGAGGTAGTAGGGGCTGTGGCAAACGTCACGGTTGCCAACAATGGCAAGGTGGTAGCGTTGCACCAGAACTTCGTGGCGGGCACCGCTGCCAAGGCCCGCACTACCGCGCCTGGCCTCACGCCGGCACAGGCCGTGGCCGCCGCCGCCCGGGCTCTGAATATGCCCGCTCCCCGCTCGCTAAGCGTGGAGAAAGCCGGCCAGCCAGCTGAAGGCATGACGTTCAACAATGCCGGTATCTCGCTGGAAAAGATTCCGGTGAAGCTCATGTACCAGCCCACGGCCAACGGCGAGCTGACGCTGGCCTGGGACGTAACGCTTGCCCCGCTTGATGGTGAGCATTACTGGAACGTGCGCGTAGACGCCCAGACAGGTGCCCTGCTCGACCGCTACGACTATAGCATCTCAGAGCCGGTTTCGTTTGCCGAGATGACGCAGAATGCCTTGGCTTCGCGTAGCTGGTCGCAGGTATTAGCTCCTGCTCCTGCACCTGTAGGCAATAAGGTGACGGCCCCTAACTCTTACAACGTCATCCCGCTCACCATCGAAAGCCCCAGCCACGGCCCGCGCCAGTTGTTGGTAAACCCGGCTGATCCGGCGTTTTCGCCGTTTGGCTGGCACGATGTAAACGGCGTGGCCGGCGCTGACTCCACCAACGCCAAAGGCAACAACGTGTATGCCTACCTGGACCGCGACAACACCAACGTCTACAAGAAAGGCACCAGCCCGGAAGGCGGCGCCACCCAGATCTTCGACTTCCCTTTCGACCAGACCCTGCAGCCTGATGGCTACAAGGATGCTGCGGTAACCAACCTGTTCTACTGGAGCAATATCGTGCACGATATTACGGCCAGCAAAGGCTTCACGGAAGCTGCCGGCAACTTCCAGGTGAAAAACTACACCTCTACCGGCGGTGTAGACACCCCAGGCGGTAACGACCCAGTGCAGGCGCAGGCCCAAGACGGTGCGGGTCTGCCCACGCCAAACCGCAACAACGCCAACTTCTCGACGCCCAACGACGGCTTTGCTCCCCGGATGCAGATGTACGAATGGACGGGTAACGTACAGGTACGCGTGACGGCCCCAGCTACCCTGGCTGGCCCGCTGACAGCACAGGAAGGCGCTAATGGACGTCGGATCGAGCAGTTTGCGGCCCCCATCACCGGTAGTCTGGTAGCCGTGAACGACGGCTCGGCCCAGCCCATGCGTGGCTGCAACCCCACGTTTGTGAATGCTGCGGCTATCAATGGCAACATTGCCTTCATGCGGCGCGGCAAGTGCAGCTTCTCGCTGAAAATCAAGAACGCGCAGAATGCCGGCGCCAAAATGGTCATCGTAATGGACAGCATTGTCAACTCGACGGCATTGCTGACAATGGCTGGCACCGCTCCGGATTCCGTGGGTATCCGTATTCCTTCGGTTTTCGTGAGCACTGTAGAGGGTCTGCGCCTGAAAGCTGCTCTTGACGCCGGTCAGACCATTACCATCACGGCCGGCTCTACGGCTCGCCGCGACGGTGACTTCGACAACGGCATCATTGCCCACGAATATGGCCATGGTATCTCCAACCGCCTCACTGGCGGCCGCCTCAACTCCAGCTGCCTGCCCAATACCACGGGCTTCGAAACGATGGGCGAAGGCTGGAGCGACTTCTTCGGCTTGTGGCTGACCACTAAGCCCGGTGACGTAGGCACTACGGGCCGCGGTATCGGTACGTATGCCGGCTCGGAGCCAACCACTGGGGATGGCATCCGGACGCAGAAATACAGCACCGATATGTCCATCAACGATCTGACTTACGCTGATTTGGGCACGGCCAACTACAATGCTACCCACTCAGTAGGTGAAATCTGGTGCTCGGCCATCTGGGACATGAACTGGGCCCTGATCAACCGCTACGGCTACAATGCTGACCTGCGCGCCCTGACCGGCGGCAACAACGTTGCTTTGCGCCTGGTGCTGGAAGGCATGAAGCTGCAGCCCTGCCGCCCCGGCATGCTTGACGGCCGCAACGCCATCCTGAAGGCTGACTCCGTGCTGAACGGTGCCGCTAACTCGGCCCTGATCTGGCAGGTATTCGCCCGCCGCGGCATGGGCTTCAACGCTGTACAGGGTCTGTCGACTAGCACCACCGATAACACGGCTGGGTACGCTACTCCACCTGCTTTGAGCACCAGCAAGCGTTTGAGCGAGCAGATGCTGGAGGTGTACCCCAACCCCGCCCGCGACCAGGTACTGGTGCGCACGCAGGTAAGCAGCAAATCCGCCGTGTCGGTGCAGCTGCTGACCCTGATGGGCCAGGTGGTACGCACGCAGTCAGTTTCGGCCGCTACGTTGCAGCAGAACGGCGTGCAGGTGAACACGGCCGAGCTGGCCAATGGCGTCTATGTAGTGCGTCTTACCACTTCCGAAGGCACCATTACCAAGAAAGTATCGGTGCAGCACTAA
- a CDS encoding TerC family protein, whose translation MHFDFSVFSNPQTWVSLLTLTFMEIVLGIDNIIFISIIVNRLPQAQQKRGRSIGLLLALLCRIGLLLSISWIVGLKASLFTLNLPWMSEPFGVTGRDLILLAGGLFLIGKSTTEIHTKLQGEEEETEAGKAGVSFGSVIFQIILIDIVFSFDSILTAVGLVDNVLIMILAVILSMGVMLVFSGVVADFVNRNPTIKMLALSFLIMIGVMLVMEAFHKEIEKGYIYFAMFFSLIVEVLNMRLRKKTTPVHLRDSQYD comes from the coding sequence ATGCACTTCGACTTTTCGGTTTTTTCCAACCCGCAAACCTGGGTCAGCCTGCTCACGCTGACGTTCATGGAAATCGTGCTGGGCATCGATAACATCATCTTCATTTCTATCATCGTAAATCGGCTGCCGCAGGCGCAGCAGAAGCGGGGCCGCAGCATTGGGCTGCTGCTGGCGCTGTTGTGCCGCATCGGGCTGCTGCTGAGCATTAGCTGGATTGTGGGCCTGAAGGCGTCGCTGTTTACCCTGAACCTGCCCTGGATGAGCGAGCCGTTCGGCGTGACCGGCCGCGACCTGATTCTGCTGGCGGGTGGTTTGTTCCTGATCGGCAAGAGCACCACCGAAATCCACACCAAGCTGCAGGGCGAGGAAGAGGAAACCGAGGCCGGCAAGGCAGGCGTGTCGTTCGGCAGCGTGATTTTCCAGATCATCCTGATCGACATAGTGTTCAGCTTCGACTCTATCCTGACGGCCGTGGGTCTCGTAGATAACGTGCTGATCATGATTCTGGCCGTTATCCTGTCGATGGGCGTAATGCTGGTGTTCTCGGGCGTAGTCGCCGATTTCGTGAACCGCAACCCCACCATCAAGATGCTGGCCCTCTCTTTCCTGATTATGATTGGGGTGATGCTGGTGATGGAAGCCTTCCACAAGGAAATCGAGAAGGGCTACATCTATTTCGCCATGTTCTTCTCGCTGATAGTAGAAGTGCTCAACATGCGCCTGCGCAAGAAAACCACGCCCGTGCATCTGCGCGACTCGCAGTACGACTAA
- a CDS encoding YajQ family cyclic di-GMP-binding protein has product MASFDIVSKVDPQTLENAVNTAQKELQTRYDLRDTKGGIELNKKENTILLSSENSMRVKALEDILLGRVVKQGIDGTALDFSAEEQASGQLIKKTIKVRAGLDKEVGRKISKAIKDAKLKVDVQMQDDQMRVTAKKIDELQGVIALLRQRSADIGQPLQFVNMKS; this is encoded by the coding sequence ATGGCCTCCTTCGATATCGTCAGCAAAGTAGATCCGCAAACCCTGGAAAATGCCGTGAATACGGCGCAGAAAGAACTGCAGACCCGGTACGACCTCCGCGACACGAAAGGCGGCATCGAGCTCAACAAGAAAGAAAACACCATCCTGCTTAGCTCCGAAAACTCTATGCGCGTGAAGGCGCTGGAAGACATTCTGCTAGGCCGCGTGGTGAAGCAGGGCATCGATGGCACAGCCCTCGACTTCTCGGCCGAGGAGCAGGCCAGCGGCCAGCTTATCAAGAAAACCATCAAGGTGCGTGCTGGCCTCGACAAAGAAGTGGGCCGCAAAATCAGCAAAGCCATCAAGGACGCCAAGCTGAAAGTGGATGTGCAGATGCAGGACGACCAGATGCGCGTAACGGCCAAGAAAATTGACGAGTTGCAGGGTGTCATTGCCCTGCTGCGCCAGCGTTCTGCCGATATTGGCCAGCCGCTACAATTCGTGAACATGAAAAGCTAG
- a CDS encoding GNAT family N-acetyltransferase: MPLLTPQTPAEWAAYYRLRYEVLRQPWQQPEGSERVPEDNLPTTVHALSLDESGHAAGVAMLQAAGPETGQVRFMAVAPAWQGKGVGRQLLLHLEAAARQRGYSRLMLHAREAAVPFYTRLGYMMQAPSHTLFGSVTHFLMHKDLEPLTA, encoded by the coding sequence ATGCCCCTACTGACGCCCCAAACTCCTGCCGAATGGGCGGCCTACTACCGCCTCCGCTACGAAGTGCTCCGCCAGCCCTGGCAGCAGCCCGAAGGCTCGGAACGAGTGCCGGAAGACAACCTGCCCACCACCGTACACGCTCTATCCCTAGACGAAAGCGGCCACGCGGCCGGGGTGGCTATGCTACAGGCCGCCGGCCCCGAAACCGGGCAGGTCCGGTTTATGGCCGTGGCACCCGCGTGGCAGGGCAAGGGTGTAGGTCGGCAGCTGCTGCTCCATCTGGAGGCTGCCGCCCGGCAGCGGGGTTACAGCCGGCTGATGCTGCACGCCCGCGAGGCGGCCGTGCCCTTCTACACCCGGCTCGGTTATATGATGCAGGCGCCCTCGCACACGCTGTTTGGCAGCGTTACACATTTTCTGATGCACAAAGACCTGGAGCCGCTAACCGCCTGA
- a CDS encoding PaaI family thioesterase, with product MEPLPDVATLVAIYNQINTYGRTNGMTLTVHSPGDAEYRMTIRDEHLSSPGTCHGGVLAGLMDAALGAAALSLAFTAGELVSTVEFKINYLHPVRLHDALVARARVEHAGKTLLVSSATIECPGRDGGLVVARGMGTFNRYPADKRDFHRLLFPDAEPQE from the coding sequence ATGGAACCACTTCCCGACGTAGCCACACTCGTGGCCATCTACAACCAGATCAACACCTACGGCCGCACCAACGGCATGACCCTGACCGTGCACAGCCCCGGCGACGCCGAATACCGCATGACCATCCGCGACGAGCACCTGTCGTCGCCAGGGACCTGCCACGGCGGCGTGCTGGCCGGGCTGATGGATGCGGCGCTGGGCGCGGCGGCCCTGTCGCTGGCTTTCACTGCCGGTGAGCTGGTATCGACGGTGGAGTTCAAGATAAACTATCTGCACCCGGTGCGGCTGCACGATGCGCTGGTAGCCCGGGCCCGCGTGGAGCATGCCGGCAAAACGCTGCTGGTGAGCAGCGCCACCATTGAGTGCCCTGGCCGCGACGGTGGCCTAGTCGTAGCACGCGGCATGGGCACCTTCAACCGCTACCCCGCCGACAAGCGCGACTTCCACCGCCTCCTGTTCCCGGATGCCGAGCCGCAGGAGTAG